The DNA window GCTTTCGTCGAAATGTTGCCGAACGTGCCGAGCCCTTCCATCGCCCCGGCCACGCCGGCAAAGGCGCCGGAGATGACCATGGCTAAAATGATGTTGGCGCGCACGTTCATGCCGGCATATTGTGAGGCATGCTGGTTGAATCCGACCGCCCGCAGCTCAAATCCTTTCGTCGTTCGTTCAAGCAAAAACCACATGACAAACGCGGCGGCAATGGCGATCAAAATGCCGTAGTGCATCGTCGAGTGGTACGTGATGGACTCCAAAAATTCCGATTGGAGCGAGGCGCTTTCCTTGACCGGGTCGGACTTGAACCCTTCATCCGACAGCACGGAACGGATGATGGCGTTCGTTACGTGCAAAGCGATATAGTTCATCATAATCGTAATAATGACTTCATGCACTTTTACGTACGCCTTTAATACGCCCGGAAGCAATCCCCATAGCGCCCCAGCTAAAGCGGCGGCCAAAATAGCAAGCGGCAAATGGATGATCTTCGGCAAGTCGAAAGATACGCCGACCCAAACGGCGGCCAGCCAGCCGACGATGAGCTGACCCTCAACCCCGATGTTGAACAAGCCGGTGCGAAAAGCAAAGGCTACCGCCAGCCCCGTTAAAATGTAAGGCGTCGTCTGGCGGATCGTTTCCCCGATGTAATACGCATCACCAAACGCCCCATATATGAGGGAGCCAAAACCGGCGACCGGATTGTAGCCGCTTGCGAGCATGACGACCGAGCCGGCGATCATGCCGAGCAAAACGGCCAACAATGGAATCAAAAATTGCTGGAGACGATTCGACCTCATGACGACACACCTGCTTCCTTCCGTTTGCTTCCAGCCATCAGCAGTCCGAGTTCTTGTTCCGTCGTTTCTTTCGGATCAACGATGGCGACAATTTTCCCTTCATAAATCACGGCGATCCGGTCGCTGACGTTCATGACCTCATCAAGCTCAAACGAAACGAGCAACACCGCTTTCCCCCGGTCGCGCTGCTCGATGAGCCGCTTATGGATGAACTCAATCGCTCCGACATCAAGCCCCCTTGTCGGCTGGGCAGCAATCAACAAGTCCGGATTGCGGTCGACTTCGCGGCCGATGATCGCTTTTTGCTGGTTGCCGCCGGATAGCGCCCGCGCTTTCGTATATTCGTCCGGCGTGCGTACGTCAAACTCGCGGATGAGCTGACGGGCTTTTTCGTAAATCGCTTGAAAGTTTAAGATGCCCAGTTTCGAATATGGCGGCTTATAGTACGTTTGCAGCACCATGTTTTCGCCGATCGGAAAATCAAGCACAAGCCCGTGCTTATGCCGGTCTTGCGGAATATGGCCGACGCCGGCTTCAATGATTTGG is part of the Geobacillus sp. 46C-IIa genome and encodes:
- a CDS encoding ABC transporter permease, producing the protein MRSNRLQQFLIPLLAVLLGMIAGSVVMLASGYNPVAGFGSLIYGAFGDAYYIGETIRQTTPYILTGLAVAFAFRTGLFNIGVEGQLIVGWLAAVWVGVSFDLPKIIHLPLAILAAALAGALWGLLPGVLKAYVKVHEVIITIMMNYIALHVTNAIIRSVLSDEGFKSDPVKESASLQSEFLESITYHSTMHYGILIAIAAAFVMWFLLERTTKGFELRAVGFNQHASQYAGMNVRANIILAMVISGAFAGVAGAMEGLGTFGNISTKAGFTGLGFDGIAVALIGSNNAFGILLSALLFGALKVGSLEMPSGAGVPTELVDIIIALIIFFVASSYMIRWLLSRWQKGAE